Proteins co-encoded in one Colletes latitarsis isolate SP2378_abdomen chromosome 2, iyColLati1, whole genome shotgun sequence genomic window:
- the LOC143347077 gene encoding uncharacterized protein LOC143347077 — MHRTNALLDEETKESSKDPVEALDLTTKEKTVVSEKDSWNCCSIAGLSSCCQYSESLSDEGSEETDCCNDNNNICSSHINEVHCCTLVGPSSTDPTESCTNNSNARDHDDYTPVEAVNLCKKEQHENDISNTNEECDDKRSDSLLYKFLTDPTFLGIIRKDTKLRRYECQFCKQEFVNSDELADHMDVKKDASNQIVCCACNKTFAYKRYLKYHQKCHSEKAKYSCTICRKKYTRIDNLTRHNTVHVNPNKFWCTMCKKTFTRKDCLNNHLKSHDIDDQFFCKICQKDFEGPFTLDHHKRTIHSTAESNSESQTYVASEEKFN; from the exons ATGCATCGGACGAATGCACTGCTG GATGAGGAAACAAAAGAATCATCTAAAGATCCTGTGGAAGCATTAGATCTCACTACTAAAGAAAAG acCGTTGTGTCTGAAAAAGATTCATGGAATTGCTGCTCGATAGCTGGTCTATCATCGTGTTGTCAGTATTCCGAGTCACTTTCGGACGAGGGTTCCGAAGAAACTGATTGCTGCAACGACAACAATAAC ATTTGTTCGTCACATATAAACGAAGTACATTGCTGTACTCTAGTCGGTCCTTCGAGTACGGATCCCACAGAATCGTGCACGAATAATTCAAATGCTCGTGACCACGATGATTATACACCGGTCGAAGCTGTTAATTTATGCAAAAAGGAGCAACATGAAAATGACATATCGAATACTAACGAAGAATGCGACGACAAACGCAGTGATTCACTGCTTTATAAATTCTTGACAGACCCGACGTTTCTCGGTATAATACGCAAGGATACAAAATTGAGAAGGTACGAGTGTCAGTTTTGCAAACAGGAATTCGTTAATAGCGACGAACTGGCCGATCATATGGACGTGAAAAAAGACGCGTCAAATCAGATTGTTTGTTGCGCGTGCAACAAAACGTTTGCGTATAAGCGGTATCTGAAGTACcatcagaaatgtcactccgagAAGGCTAAATATAGTTGTACCATCTGCAGAAAGAAATATACCAGGATAGACAACTTAACCAGGCACAACACGGTCCACGTGAATCCCAACAAATTCTGGTGCACGATGTGCAAAAAGACCTTCACGCGGAAAGATTGCCTGAACAACCATCTGAAGAGTCACGACATCGATGatcaatttttttgtaaaatatgCCAAAAAGATTTCGAAGGCCCGTTTACGCTGGACCATCATAAGAGAACTATTCATTCGACCGCGGAGTCGAATTCGGAATCGCAGACATACGTAGCCTCCGaggaaaaatttaattag